A portion of the Pedobacter cryoconitis genome contains these proteins:
- a CDS encoding tryptophan 2,3-dioxygenase family protein, translating to MELTPEIKSKLDKLQEKYEAMGQDMAAYLDGLLYADFLTYWDYIHLDTLLSLQSPKTPFPDEEIFIMYHQITELYFKLCLHECKQIAEHPALTVAFFTTRVKRINAYFNALTSSFDVMVEGMEKEQFLKFRMSLLPASGFQSAQYRMIEICATNFTRLVDKSKREELANASLEEKFENIYWKFGATELSSGKQTLTLKQFITKYAAQFLQLVKDREFTNFSALYARFETEGQDVSLLAEELRKLDLFVNVEWPLSHYKSAVRYLERDPVDIAATGGTNWQKYLPPRFQKRIFYPFLWTSEQVEEWGKSWVLTVLKSIKK from the coding sequence ATGGAGCTTACACCAGAAATAAAAAGCAAGCTGGACAAACTACAGGAAAAGTATGAAGCAATGGGCCAGGACATGGCCGCCTATTTAGATGGGTTGCTTTATGCCGACTTCTTAACCTATTGGGATTATATCCATCTTGACACCTTATTGAGTCTTCAGAGTCCGAAAACACCTTTTCCGGACGAAGAGATTTTCATCATGTACCATCAGATTACAGAGCTTTATTTTAAGCTTTGCCTGCATGAGTGCAAACAAATTGCGGAACATCCTGCACTAACGGTCGCATTTTTTACAACCCGCGTAAAACGTATCAATGCTTATTTCAATGCACTGACCAGCTCTTTCGACGTGATGGTAGAGGGTATGGAGAAGGAACAGTTCCTTAAATTCAGGATGTCGTTGTTACCAGCCAGTGGTTTTCAATCTGCGCAGTACAGAATGATCGAAATTTGTGCGACAAATTTTACCAGATTGGTAGACAAGAGCAAAAGGGAAGAACTGGCCAATGCGAGTCTGGAAGAGAAGTTTGAAAACATCTACTGGAAATTCGGGGCGACTGAATTGTCGAGTGGAAAACAGACCCTGACTTTAAAACAGTTCATCACCAAATATGCTGCACAGTTTTTGCAATTGGTCAAAGACAGGGAGTTCACTAATTTCTCTGCCTTATACGCCAGGTTTGAAACCGAGGGTCAGGATGTTAGTTTACTAGCCGAAGAGTTAAGAAAACTGGATCTGTTCGTGAATGTGGAGTGGCCGTTGTCACACTATAAGTCGGCAGTCAGATATCTGGAACGTGATCCGGTAGACATCGCTGCTACAGGAGGGACCAACTGGCAGAAATACTTGCCTCCGCGTTTCCAGAAAAGAATCTTTTATCCGTTTTTATGGACGTCCGAACAAGTTGAAGAATGGGGTAAGTCGTGGGTGTTGACTGTACTGAAAAGTATAAAAAAATAA
- a CDS encoding branched-chain amino acid aminotransferase, with the protein MIDTLTIKTTKAGHSRLAETDYTDLPFGKVFTDHMFVADYEDGEWKNFEILPYGPIPMSPAISALHYGQAIFEGLKAYKQADGGVSVFRADKNFARFNKSATRMAMANIPEEVFMQGIAALIDIDKAWVPAEENYSLYLRPVMFATDPVLGVRPSSTYKFVILANPSAPYYSKPLKVKIETHYTRSAEGGVGAAKTAGNYSRAMLPTVEAQAEGFDQLIWTDAKEHKYLEESGAANLMFVINGKIVTPEVRETILDGVTRDTIILLAKSMGTEVEERRVSIQEVLDNIENGSLTEAFAVGTAATVTQISELTYEGKTYQLTDPATRTVSTGIAKKLNDIRYGITADEFGWNWSI; encoded by the coding sequence GTGATAGATACATTAACTATAAAAACCACAAAAGCTGGTCATTCCAGACTGGCTGAAACAGATTATACTGACTTGCCTTTTGGAAAAGTTTTTACAGACCATATGTTCGTAGCTGATTATGAAGATGGTGAATGGAAAAATTTCGAAATCCTTCCTTACGGCCCGATTCCGATGAGCCCTGCTATTTCTGCTTTACACTATGGACAGGCAATTTTCGAAGGGCTGAAAGCTTATAAACAAGCGGACGGTGGTGTAAGCGTATTCAGAGCTGATAAAAACTTTGCACGTTTCAATAAATCTGCTACCCGTATGGCGATGGCAAATATTCCTGAGGAAGTTTTCATGCAGGGTATTGCTGCGCTGATTGACATTGATAAAGCATGGGTTCCGGCTGAAGAAAATTATTCTTTATACCTCAGACCAGTGATGTTCGCTACAGACCCTGTTTTAGGGGTAAGACCGTCTTCAACATACAAGTTTGTAATTTTGGCTAATCCAAGTGCTCCTTATTACAGCAAACCTTTAAAAGTTAAAATTGAGACGCATTATACACGTTCTGCTGAAGGTGGTGTTGGTGCAGCAAAAACTGCCGGAAATTATTCAAGGGCAATGCTTCCGACTGTAGAAGCCCAGGCTGAAGGTTTTGATCAATTGATCTGGACAGACGCTAAAGAGCATAAATACTTAGAAGAATCTGGTGCAGCTAACCTGATGTTTGTCATTAATGGTAAAATTGTAACACCTGAAGTTCGTGAAACGATTCTGGATGGTGTAACCAGAGATACGATTATCCTGCTGGCAAAAAGCATGGGTACTGAAGTAGAAGAAAGAAGAGTATCGATCCAGGAAGTGCTGGATAACATCGAAAACGGAAGCTTAACAGAGGCTTTTGCTGTAGGTACTGCTGCAACAGTTACACAGATCAGTGAGCTCACCTATGAAGGTAAAACTTACCAGTTAACAGATCCTGCTACACGTACCGTTTCTACTGGAATTGCTAAAAAATTAAATGACATCCGTTACGGAATTACAGCTGATGAATTCGGCTGGAACTGGTCAATTTAA
- a CDS encoding DUF4377 domain-containing protein: MKTQFKNFSTKLILTLIFIAGLSSYSKAEDIRMVIKEERANCTGMGPQTCYLVKYTASKDWEFLYGGILGFSYQPGYRYTLLVSRTKRANVPADASSYSYKVKRVLKRQKISRGIESTITNTAEANFIFNHKWNLIQLNGITQEESPAYLIFHREDQRFNGSAGCNSIFGSYEFSKGAITFKQIGSTMMACSEEKMKLENDFVNLLNDKTFRYDIADQTLNFYLGNKLVAMFGMSGLETGNP, encoded by the coding sequence ATGAAAACACAATTCAAAAACTTCAGCACCAAATTAATTCTGACCCTGATTTTTATAGCTGGCCTTTCCAGTTATAGCAAAGCGGAAGACATCCGGATGGTTATCAAAGAAGAGCGTGCAAATTGTACAGGTATGGGGCCTCAAACCTGTTACCTGGTCAAATATACAGCCAGTAAGGACTGGGAATTTTTATATGGTGGTATCTTAGGGTTCAGTTATCAGCCTGGTTACCGGTATACCCTGCTGGTTTCACGGACCAAAAGAGCAAATGTTCCGGCAGATGCTTCCAGCTATAGCTACAAAGTAAAAAGGGTTTTAAAACGCCAGAAAATATCACGTGGTATCGAAAGCACAATTACAAATACTGCTGAAGCAAACTTCATTTTTAATCATAAATGGAACTTAATCCAGCTAAACGGGATTACCCAGGAAGAATCACCTGCTTACCTGATCTTTCACCGCGAAGATCAGCGGTTCAACGGTTCTGCGGGTTGCAATTCCATTTTCGGAAGTTATGAATTCAGCAAAGGCGCGATCACGTTTAAACAGATCGGAAGCACTATGATGGCCTGTTCAGAAGAGAAGATGAAATTGGAAAATGATTTTGTAAACCTGCTGAACGATAAAACATTCAGATACGACATTGCTGATCAGACCCTGAACTTTTATCTGGGCAATAAACTGGTCGCCATGTTCGGAATGTCTGGCCTGGAAACCGGCAACCCATAA
- a CDS encoding S9 family peptidase — MKNPLLFGLAAGLCFSFNLQAQEHRLNFAQTQGLSPSLTKSLNKVTGWSDENHYIEKDEKTRSLYAVDINSGAKTAYTPPPKSDVEVTVKDNDVYIQYGKSAPKRLTNTPEEELNPTLSPDGKYVAFTRKSDLYAVDVITGKEIRYTTDATDVIYNGYSSWVYFEEILGRPTKYKSFWWAPDSKHLAFMRFDDTNVPMFPINGSTGQHGYVEKTRYPKAGDPNPEVKIGFVPSAGGAIVWADFNEKDDQYFGTPYWSYDGSNMMVQWMNRGQDNLKFYAVKPETGAKKEIYNEKQSSWVDLDYDGRITYLEDKQHYILKSDKTGWAHYYLYTLNGKLVNPLTSGKWQVKDIVKVDEKNKIVYFTANKEASTTTDLYRVNYNGKDLKRLTFGNYTHEVEMSPSGDKFITTYSNVSTPYKQALVDHNGKIIKEIADSKAADFASYNIGKTEMITIPTDDGYNLPAVITYPIDFDQTKQYPVIFSIYGGPNAGTVKNTWKKADLQWWANEGIIQIEVDHRASGKFGKEGVALMHRNLSKWEMKDYITAAKWLKAKPWVNNKKLLITGHSYGGYITTMALTYGADYFDFGYAGAPVTSWELYDSVYAERFMDTPKENPEGYKNASVLTYTNKYKGLMRIMHGDMDDNVHMQNTIQLINKLEDENKHFELMIYPGGRHGWRGVKSKHDFSERARFYYTNLLDKPAPAEVLQ; from the coding sequence ATGAAGAATCCTTTACTATTTGGTCTGGCAGCCGGACTCTGTTTCAGTTTCAATCTGCAAGCCCAGGAGCACAGACTTAATTTTGCACAAACGCAGGGGCTTTCCCCTTCGTTAACCAAAAGCCTGAATAAAGTTACAGGCTGGAGTGATGAAAACCACTACATAGAAAAAGACGAGAAAACGCGAAGTTTATATGCGGTAGATATCAATTCAGGTGCAAAAACTGCCTATACACCACCACCGAAAAGTGATGTAGAAGTAACAGTAAAAGACAATGATGTTTATATTCAATATGGTAAATCAGCACCTAAACGCTTAACCAATACGCCTGAAGAAGAGCTAAATCCAACCCTTTCTCCAGATGGAAAATATGTAGCCTTTACCCGTAAAAGCGACCTTTATGCCGTTGATGTGATTACAGGCAAAGAAATCAGATATACCACCGATGCTACCGATGTGATTTATAATGGATATTCTTCGTGGGTTTATTTCGAGGAAATATTAGGCCGCCCTACAAAATACAAGTCATTCTGGTGGGCTCCGGATAGCAAGCACCTTGCTTTTATGCGTTTTGACGATACTAACGTACCGATGTTCCCGATTAATGGTTCAACAGGTCAGCATGGTTACGTAGAGAAAACCCGTTATCCAAAAGCTGGTGACCCTAATCCTGAAGTTAAAATAGGTTTTGTTCCTTCGGCAGGTGGTGCTATTGTATGGGCTGATTTCAACGAAAAAGACGATCAATATTTTGGAACTCCATACTGGAGCTACGATGGCAGCAATATGATGGTGCAATGGATGAACCGCGGACAGGATAACCTGAAGTTTTACGCTGTTAAACCAGAGACTGGCGCTAAAAAAGAAATCTATAATGAGAAACAATCATCGTGGGTAGATCTGGATTACGATGGCCGCATTACCTATTTAGAGGACAAACAACATTATATCCTAAAAAGCGATAAAACAGGCTGGGCGCATTACTACTTGTATACCCTGAACGGCAAACTGGTGAATCCATTGACCAGTGGTAAATGGCAGGTAAAAGACATTGTTAAAGTTGATGAAAAGAACAAAATAGTTTATTTCACTGCAAACAAAGAAGCTTCTACCACTACCGATTTATACCGTGTAAACTACAATGGTAAAGATTTAAAAAGACTGACTTTTGGAAACTATACCCACGAAGTCGAAATGTCCCCTTCGGGCGATAAATTCATCACGACCTATTCCAATGTGTCCACTCCGTACAAACAAGCCCTGGTTGATCACAATGGAAAAATTATCAAAGAAATCGCGGATAGCAAAGCTGCTGATTTCGCCAGTTACAATATCGGAAAGACAGAAATGATCACCATCCCAACTGATGATGGTTATAACCTGCCAGCAGTAATCACTTACCCGATAGACTTTGATCAGACTAAACAATATCCTGTGATATTCAGTATTTACGGCGGCCCTAATGCCGGAACTGTAAAGAATACCTGGAAAAAAGCGGACCTGCAATGGTGGGCAAATGAAGGTATTATCCAGATAGAAGTAGATCACCGTGCTTCTGGTAAATTCGGTAAAGAAGGTGTAGCCTTAATGCATAGAAATCTGAGTAAATGGGAAATGAAGGATTACATTACCGCTGCGAAATGGTTAAAAGCAAAACCGTGGGTGAACAATAAAAAGCTGCTGATTACCGGACACAGCTACGGTGGCTATATCACGACGATGGCTTTAACCTATGGTGCTGATTATTTTGATTTTGGTTACGCAGGAGCTCCGGTTACGAGCTGGGAGCTTTATGATAGTGTATATGCTGAACGTTTTATGGATACACCTAAGGAAAATCCTGAAGGGTACAAAAATGCTTCAGTGTTAACCTATACGAACAAGTACAAAGGTCTGATGCGCATTATGCACGGTGATATGGATGACAATGTCCATATGCAAAATACGATCCAGCTGATCAATAAATTAGAAGACGAGAATAAACACTTTGAACTGATGATCTACCCAGGTGGCAGACATGGTTGGAGAGGTGTCAAAAGCAAGCATGATTTTTCAGAACGTGCCCGCTTTTATTACACTAACTTGTTAGACAAACCAGCACCTGCAGAAGTTTTACAATAA